CGTCTCCGATGAACCGGAACATTTCCTTGTCGCGGGTCAGACTTCCGCCCATCGCCAAGCCGGTGGCCAGGGCGGCGGCTGAGCCCTGCAGAAAATTTCGCCTGTTAAACTTTGACATTACTCACTCCTCCACGGATCGCGTGGTCCCCCGCCCTGTTTTTCCCAGGAGCGGATATAAGCCACCAAGTCATTGATCTCCTCTTCCCTCAATTCGACGAAACCCTGCTTGCCCTTCAAATAGGACCCCATTGGGGTGCCCACCCGACCGGACATCAGCGTCGCCTTGATGTATCCGTCGGTAGAGGATTTGAGGAAACCCTGGTTGTTAAGAGAGGGGCCGGGGTAGCCCGCGATGGCATTTGTTACATGGCCGCCGCCCACCTGCGGCCCTCCGAGCCCATTGAGGCCATGGCAACCGATGCACATGCCGTCAAAGAGAAGTTTTCCGTTCGAGACAGAACCGGCCACTCGTTTGATGTCGAGGCCTTTGTAGTCGGAAACCTGCCAGCCTCGGACAAACGTGGCAATGGCTTCAATTTCCTTTTTCTTAAGAATGGCGCCGTAGGCGATCATCGTCCGCGGAAGACGACCGTAAAAGATCGTCTTGCGGATGTAGCCGGGTGGTGCAACGGAAAGGAAACTTTGAAGATTGAGAGGCACCCCGACTCCACCCTCACCGTTCTTGCCGTGGCAGGCAGCGCAATGGGTAGCAAAAAGCTTTTGGCCAAGGGAGTAATTGGAATTCCAGCCGCCGTCTCGATAGGCATCGGCGCCCTTTCCCTCAAAAAATGGCCATGCAAAAATTGAGAGCAATAGAACTAGAGATAAAAGTACTGCACGCGGACATTTCACAAAGCTGCCTCCTCAAAATTATGCCCTTGGTAGGGTATTTAAATAGAAGGTTTGCAAATCTTTTCCAGGAAAAACTCTTTTTGTAGCTGAAAACTCCATGAATATAAGTAATTATAATTAAATGGCTTATGTGTTTTCAGGAAACCTAAAAAACACACACATACAAGAATACAGGGTCCTTATCTCTTATATATAACCCAAGACAGTTCTCCGCAACCAAAATTTAGATTCTCATGTGTCTTTAGAACACCAGAGTTCTCGACTCCGAGATAAATCCCCCTACTTCATAGCCCTATTGCAGCTAAACGAAACTCAATTATTTGTAGGCAAAACACGGTCAATGGGGTCCGATTTGAGGATTAGAACCTTCTTGCCAGCCCAATCTGAGGCGTTTGGCCATAGCAAGAAAATGGGTAGGAAACATCCATAAACAGATTATTCTTGGAAAGCGGGCTCAGGTAATACGCCTACACTCAGCAAGGCGATGAACACTATGCTTTAAGGCTTAAAGTTTCTATTTGCCATGCACAAAACAGATTTTGAACTCATAGATATATTTACAAAAGACATGCTTTCATCCCAGGAGCCATATCAATGAAAATTACCCAGGTGACGCCAATTCATGCTGGACAGTTCATGTTTGTCAAAATCGAGACAGATACAGGTATTTACGGAATTGGGGAAGCTGGCTCCTGGGGACATATCGAAGCTGCCAAAGCTGCACTGTCAAGGTTCGCCGACTACTTAGAGGGCAAAGACCCGTCTAAAATTGAACATCACTGGAACGTCATGCATCGTTTCTCTTATTTCTAAGGACTTGCCATCAATGCAGCTATTTCGGCAATTGATATTGCGCTCTGGGATATCAAAGGCAAGGAACTAGGCGTACCTATCTATCAACTTCTCGGCGGGGCTGTCCGCACCAGCGCGCGAGTCTACGGACACGTATATGAAAAAACCATCGAAGGAATTCTTGAGGAGGTAAAACGAAAAAAGAGGAGGGCTTCACCGCCGCAGGGCACATTAATCCATTCTTGGATGAAGGCGAGGATGAAATCTATTTCAAGTCGCATGCCGCCAAGATGCGCGATGCAATCGACAATGTCAGGCAAATGAGAGAAACAGCGGGCAACGACTTGGATTTATGTATCGAAATCCACCGCAGATTGACCCCGGCAGAGGCCATAGTTCTCGCGCAGGGCATAGAACAATATCATCCGATGTTCATTGAGGACCCGATGCGTCCCGAGGATACCGACTCGATGGCTCTCATCGCAGAGAAAATTCGAATCCCAATTGCTACCGGCGAACGATTTTCAACTATTTATGAATTTCAGGCAGCACTATCCCGAAATGCGATGGCATACGCCCGCACAGACTTGTGCCTATGTGGTGGCATCACCGGCGGCCGAAAGGTTGCCGCCATGGCTGAGGCACATAATGTAATGGTGGTGCCGCATAACCCACTGTCTCCGGTCGGCCTGGCCGCCTGCCTGCAACTCGATGCTGCGATACCCAATTTTGCCATTCAGGAATACAGCACCGGCTTTGAGGATGGCGTTATGGTTTCTTCTCGGAAACACCTTGGGCATGACATTGTCGATGAAGTACCAACCCCCGTAGATGGCTTCGTCGCCATACCTGATAGACCGGGAATCGGCATCGACCTGGTCGATGCTCCGGAATCCATACGTCCGCCTATGAGCAAACCCGTCGCCATGCGCCTCCACCGCGACGGTTCACCTGTCGACCAATAGGCAAGTCATTAAACTACGCTCCCATCTCTCCTTATTTAGTAATTCGCCTTAGGTAGGGCATTTTCATAGTATTTGCTTTACAATTTTCCCAACTGTGCAATCGAATCAAAACACCTTCATCATTTTCTCGATGCCACCAAGGTGAATGAAAAAAGGACACATTTATGGTTAATACGATCAAAACAACTTGCACCCTGGACTGCCAAGACGCTTGCGGTGTAGAGGCCGAAGTCGAAAACAACCGAGTTGTTCGGTTACGCGGCTCAAAAGTACATCCCTACACGGAGGGTTTTTTGTGCATCCGCTTAAACCGATACCTTGATCGTCTTTACAGCTCAGAGCGGGTGACCTCCCCACTACAAAAAACAAAAGATGGGTGGCGAAAGATATCCTGGGACAATGCCATCGATTTAGCTGCAAGTAAGTTTCGCGCTGCCGTGGATGAGTATGGCCCCGCCTCCATTCTCTATTTTATGAGTTCGGGCTCTTTCGGCATTTCCAATCGCTACAATATCCGCCTGTTTAACAAGCTAGGTGGGCCCACGGTAGCCTCTGGCTCTCTTTGCCTGACAGCAGGTGTCGCTGGGATGATTCAAAGCCTGGGTCGTTCTATATGCCCTGCGCCCTCCGAGATGGTAAATAGCCAGATGATTGTCCTTTGGGGAAGAAACCCGGTCGCATATTCGGTCCACATGGTTCCGCTTATTAAAAAAGCCCGTGAGAATGGCGCCAAGATTATCCTCATCGATCCCATCCGAAACGAATCTGCAAAATTCTGCGATCACCACTATGCACCGAAACCCGGCGGAGACGGGTATCTAGCCCTTGCGATATGCAAATATCTACTCGAGGAAGACAAGGCGGACGTTGAGTTCCTAAAGAACGCAACGCTGAACGCAGAAGCGATCGAGCGAATGTCCCAGCGTTTTTCATGGGAACAGCTATCTGTTGGCTGCGGGCTTTCGGAGGAAACATTAAGAGAAATCGCCATGCTCTTTAGTCAGAACCATCCCGCCACAATCTGCATGGGAAGAGGCCCTCAACACTACAAGCAAGGTGCGGAGATAACTCGTTTGATTCTGGCCGCGTGCGCCTTATCCGGGAACCTTGGCGTGAAGGGAGGCGGGTATAATTACAACTCGGACTTTTGGGGACCGTTTGATCGCACGCTAGACGGGGGAGAATTCGCAACCTCGCATCGCACAGCCCCTAAAGCCATAATTGGGGAGGCTATCCTAAATATGAAGGAGCCGCCGATAAGGGCGGCCTACATTCACGGAGGAAACCCGGTAACCCAATGCCCGAACTCTCAAAAAGTGGCCCGAGCGTTTCGTTCCATAGATTT
The Nitrospinaceae bacterium genome window above contains:
- a CDS encoding c-type cytochrome translates to MKCPRAVLLSLVLLLSIFAWPFFEGKGADAYRDGGWNSNYSLGQKLFATHCAACHGKNGEGGVGVPLNLQSFLSVAPPGYIRKTIFYGRLPRTMIAYGAILKKKEIEAIATFVRGWQVSDYKGLDIKRVAGSVSNGKLLFDGMCIGCHGLNGLGGPQVGGGHVTNAIAGYPGPSLNNQGFLKSSTDGYIKATLMSGRVGTPMGSYLKGKQGFVELREEEINDLVAYIRSWEKQGGGPRDPWRSE
- a CDS encoding molybdopterin-dependent oxidoreductase, whose amino-acid sequence is MVNTIKTTCTLDCQDACGVEAEVENNRVVRLRGSKVHPYTEGFLCIRLNRYLDRLYSSERVTSPLQKTKDGWRKISWDNAIDLAASKFRAAVDEYGPASILYFMSSGSFGISNRYNIRLFNKLGGPTVASGSLCLTAGVAGMIQSLGRSICPAPSEMVNSQMIVLWGRNPVAYSVHMVPLIKKARENGAKIILIDPIRNESAKFCDHHYAPKPGGDGYLALAICKYLLEEDKADVEFLKNATLNAEAIERMSQRFSWEQLSVGCGLSEETLREIAMLFSQNHPATICMGRGPQHYKQGAEITRLILAACALSGNLGVKGGGYNYNSDFWGPFDRTLDGGEFATSHRTAPKAIIGEAILNMKEPPIRAAYIHGGNPVTQCPNSQKVARAFRSIDFVTVVDSFLTDTAECADLFLPSAMFLETRDIRAAGWNPYVGPVVPAVQPPEGVKADWEIVGLLAQRLGIEDPYLGHPIEQFLPKALAPIEKYGLNPKNATNEIFRNPESPRTPFEGGVFATPSGKFEFLEEWEPEGDSKADDRYPLRLLSLKYQRYQSSQMLESQQTKSEAIVWLHPETATRFTLKDGEKGRLLSPSGECEVVFALDEELRKDVCLARSGGWMKKGHGINVLTEDILTNSGECSGYYETRVRPVAQS